Genomic window (Streptomyces cadmiisoli):
CCCGTCGGCGAGCCGCGGGTCCGCCGTGTAGACCAGGTACCGCCCGTCGCGGCTGAGCAGCGGCTGACCCGGGCGGCTCTCACCGTCGGGACCGGGATCGACGCGCCGGGTGACGTCCGTGCGCAGGTCACGGACGTAGAGGTCGGAGGCGTCCGCGGGGGCGTCGCCCGGGACGAGGTCGTCGGCCGTGTAGTGGAAGGCGATGGTCCGGCCGTCCGCGGAGAGCGAGGCGGGCATCGCGTAGTACGGGGTCGGTGTGCCGTCCGGTGTGACGGTGACCCGCTCCTCGGTGCCGGTGCGGCGGTCGTGCACCCAGGTGACGCCGTTGCCGCTGCGCGGCACCAGCTGCGTGTAGGCCACATAACGGCCGTCGGCGCTCAGGTCCTGGAGCAGCGCCGGGTTGTCCGGGCGGTCCCGGTTGCTGACCCGCTCCGTGCTGCCGGTGCGGCGGTCGTGCACGTACACGACGCCGAACAGGTCGCGTGCTCCGCTCTCCATCCGGTCGGCCTTGGCGTTGAAGGCGATGTACCGGCCGTCGGCCGACATGGTGGCGCCGGCCGCGAAGGCCGAACCCCCGTCGAAGCCGACGCTGATCCGCTCCGTGTCGCCGGTGCGCCGGTCGTGCAGATAGATGTCGTCGGCGGCGTCGTTCGCCGGCGGCTCGTCCCAGTGGACGAGATTCCGCGCGTTGGAGCGGAACACGACGTACCGCCCGTCCGCGCTGATGGCCTGGGCGGAGGACGGCATGTCGGCCTGGGTGCCGTCCGAGCCGACGCTGACCCGCTCCACCGTGCCGTCACGCAGGTCGCGCACGAAAACGTCCGCGTACCCGTTGGTGTCGCCGGGCACCAGGTTGGACGCGTAGGACGTGAAAACCGCTGAGCGGCCGTCGGAGCTGAACTCCGGTCCGTAGGACTCGCCGTCGCCCTGCTCCCCCGTCGCCGTCAGCGTGACCCGCTCGGTCCGCGGCGCCGGGGCCGCAGACACCGCAGACACCGCAGACAGAGCGACCATCGCCCCCGCGAGCGCCGCGATCGACGCCCCGCGCATGGTTCTGAGCACTTTTCCCCCTGCTTTCCCCGTTGACGCTTCTCCCCCGGCCCCGCGCCGAGGGCTCTCTCGAGGCAAGCGCATCACCGAGGAGCGGGTCAATCCCCCGAATTGAGTACAACCCGGGCGCGCACTCAGGTGTCCGCGAGAAGGCTGTCCTGAAGGAACTCCCGCACATGGCCGAGAACCTGCGCCCGGTCCGTCCCCCGCAGCCCGATCGCCACATGGATGGAGAGGCCGTCGAGCAGCGCCCGCAGCCGGGCGGCGAAACGGTCCGGGTCGACCGCCCGGAACTCCCCCCGTGAGACGCCCTCCGCGAGCAGTGCCACCAGGTCGCGGTGCCAGGCGCCCTCGATGGCGGACTGCCGGGCGCGGGCGTCGTCGTCGGCGTTCTGCGACCGGTTCCACACCTCGAGCCAGAGGGTCCAGTGCGGGTCGCGGTGGCCGTCGGGCACATACAGCCCGACATAGGCGTCGAGGCGTTCGCGGGCCGTGCCCGAGCGGCTGAGCAGCCGGCCGCGCTCGGCCCCGAGGCGGCCCTCGCTCCACTCCAGGGTCCGCAGCAGCAGTTCGTCCTTGGTGCGGAAGTAGTACAGGAGGTGTCCGCTGCTCATACCGACCTCGCGGCCGAGCGCCGCCATGGTCAGCTTCTCCAGACCGCGCTCGGCGATCATCTCCATGGCGGCGGCGAGGACCTGCTCCCGCGGCGGGGCCGGGGTCCGGCGGGGCGTGCTCATTCGGCGGCCACCCGTCCGCCGCCGCCCGCCGGGCCGGCCACCGGGATGCCGCGCGGCCGGGCGTACCCCGGCCGGCGCGACGGCCCGGGCGACCGGCGCGACGGGGCGGTGCGGTGTCCGCGGGGCGGGCGCGGCGGCAGTACGTTCACCCGTACGTTCTACCCGACCGCGGTCTTCGGCTGCTGCTGGGTGACGCAGTGGATGCCGCCGCCGCCCGCGAAGATCGTCCGCGCGTCCACCAACGTCACCGTCCGCTTCGGGAAGAGCCGGCGGAAGATCCCGGCGGCGATCTCGTCGCGCGGATCGTCGAAGCCGCACAGGACGACGCCGCCGTTGCAGACGTAGTGGTTGATGTAGGAGTAGTCCGCCCAGTGGCCGTCGGCCTCCAGGACCGTCGGCGCGGGGACCTCCACGACCTCCAGCCGGCGCCCGCGCGCGTCCGTCTGCGACCTCAGCAGGCCGATGACCTCCTTCGTCACCTCGTGGTCGGGGTGGGCCGGGTCCGGCTGGTGGTGGGCGACCACGACGCCGGGGCGGGCGAAGGCGGCGACGATGTCGACGTGGCCGAGGGTGCCGAAGCGGTCGGCGGCGCCCGCTCGCCGCTCGGCCGGCGAGGGAGGGTAGTCGCCGGTGAGGCCGCGGGGCAGCCAGATCGCCCTGCGGGTGCCGAGCCGGGCGTGGATCTCCGCCTCGACCTCCGCCCGCGACCAGTGCGGATTGCGCTCCGGACCGAGCTGCACGGTCTCCGTGAGCAGCACCGTGCCCTCGCCGTCGACATGGATCCCACCGCCCTCGTTGACCAGCTCCGAGGTGTACGTCCGCGCCCCCGCGAGGCCGGCCACCTGCGCGGCGATCCGGGCGTCGTGCTCCCAGCGGGCCCACGGCTGGGCACCCCAGCCGTTGAACGTCCAGTCGACGGCGGCCAGTTCCCGCCCGTTCGTCAGGAACGTGGGGCCGATGTCGCGCATCCAGGCGTCGTCCAGTTCCCGCTCGACCGTCTCGATCCCGTCGCCCAACAGGCTCCTGGCCTGCGCCGACTGTCCGGGACCGCACACCATCGTCACCGGTTCGAAGCGGCGCACCGCGCGGGCGACCGACGCCCAGGCGGTCCGGGCGGCGGCCAGTTCCCCGGGGTCGTCGAAGGTCGGGTTCGGGCCGGGCCAGGCCATCCAGGTGCGCTCGTGCGGGCTCCACTCGGCGGGCATGCGGAAGCCGTCGGCGGCCGGTGCGGTCATGTGGCGGGTCCTCACAGGAAGTACAGGCGGTTGAGGGAGACGGACTCGGCCGGCGCCGAGCGCAGGGGCTCGCCGTCGAGGGTGACCAGACCGGTGCGCGGGTCGACGTCGACGGCTCCGGTACGGGAGTTGAGCCGCAGGTCGGCCGGTCCGATGCCGCGTGTGCCGCGTACGGCGACCCTGCGGCGGCGGGTCGGCATCCGGTCGTTGCCCTGGTCCAGGGCCGCCCGCGCGACGAAGGCCACCGAGAGGTCGGCGGGGGTGGCGCCGTGCGCGCCGAACTGGGGGCCGAGGACCAGCGGTTCGCAGGTGTCGGTGGCCGCGTTGGGGTCGCCGACCACGCCGTAGGCCGGGAAGCCGGCCTTGAGCACCAGCTGCGGCTTGGCGCCGAAGTACTCCGGCCGCCACAGCACGATGTCGGCGAGCTTGCCGGTCTCGATCGACCCGACCTCGTGGGACAGTCCGTGCGCGATGGCCGGGTTGACGGTCAGTTTGGCGATGTAGCGCAGGACCCGCTCGTTGTCGTGGTCCGCCGGGGCGCCGAACTCGGCCTTCATCTTCCCGGCCATCGCGAACGTACGGCGGACGGTCTCGCCGGCCCGTCCCATGCCCTGCGCGTCCGACGAGGTGATGCCGATGGCGCCCAGGTCGTGCAGCACGTCCTCGGCGCCCATGGTGCCGGCCCGGATCCGGTCGCGGGCCATGGCGGCGTCGCCCGGCAGGTCGGTCTTCAGATCGTGGACGGAGACGATCATGCCGTAGTGCTCGGCGACCGCGTCCCGCCCGAAGGGCAGCGTGGGGTTGGTGGAGGAGCCGATGACATGGGGCACCCCGGCCATCTTCAGCACGTTGGGGACGTGTCCGCCGCCGCAGCCCTCGATGTGGAAGGCGTGGATGGTGCGGCCCTCCAGCACCCGCAGGGTGTCCTCGACCGACAGGCATTCGTTCAGGCCGTCGCTGTGCAGGGCGACCTGGACGTCGTGCTCCTCGGCGACCCGCAGCGCGGTGTCCAGGGCACGGGTGTGGGCGCCCATGTCCTCGTGCACCTTGAAGCCGGAGGCGCCGCCCTCGGCGAGGGCCTCGACGAGCGGGGCACCGTGGGACGACGAGCCGCGGCCGAGGAAGCCGATGTTGACCGGCCAGGCGTCGAAGGCGTTGAACGCGTGCCGCAGCGCCCACGGCGAGTTGACCCCGACGCCCCACACCGGCCCGAACTCCTGGCCGATCACGGTGGTCACGCCGGACGCCAGCGAGGCCTCCATGATGCGCGGCGACAGCAGGTGCACATGGGTGTCGACGGCACCGGCCGTGGCGATCAGCCCTTCGCCGGACACGATGGAGGTGCCCGTGCCGACGACGACGTCGACACCGTCGAGGGTGTCGGGGTTCCCGGCCCGCCCGATGGCGTGGATCCGCCCTTCGCGGATGCCGATGGAGACCTTCCGGATGCCCTGCGCGGCGTCGATCACGACGACGTTGCTGATGACGACGTCGCAGGTCTCGCGGACGGCGGCGGCCTTGAGGTGCAGCCCGTCGCGGGCGGTCTTGCCGAACCCGGCGAGGAACTCGTCGCCGTAGGACTGCGCGTCCGACTCGACGCGGATCACCAGACCCGAGTCGCCGAGCCGGATCCGGTCGCCGGCCCGGGGGCCGTGGGTGGCGGCGTACTCGTACGGATTCACCGCTCGACTCCCAGGTATCCGCAGGCGGCGGCCCTGCGCAGGGCCTCTTCCCGCGCGCCCGGCGCGTCCAGCGCGCCGTCGACCAGTCCCGCGAAGCCGATCGCGATCCGGTCACCCCCGATCGGCAGGAGACCGACCTCGACGCTCTCCCCCGGCCCGAAGCGCACCGACGAGCCGGCGGGCACGGCCAGGCGCATCCCGTAGGCCGCGGGACGGTCGAAGTCGAGTCGCGGGTTGGCCTCGAAGAAGTGGAAGTGCGAGGTCACCGAGACCGGCACGGTCGCGGTGTTGGTCACGGTCAGCCGGATCTCCGGCTCGGGCTCGGCATGCGCCGGTCCCGGCAGCAGCGCGCCCGGTCCCCGCGCGCCGAGTCCCGGTCCGCCGATCGGGTCGGCGACGACCGCGAGCCGGGAGCCGTCGTCGAAGACCGCCTCCACGTGCACCTCGGTGACGATGTCCGCCACGCCGGGCAGCACGTCGTCGGGACCGAGCACCGAGCGCGCCCGGTCGATCGCCTCGGCGAGCCGGGCGCCGTCGCGGGCGGCCTCGCAGACGGTGTCCGCGATCAGCGCGGTCGCCTCCGGGACGTTGAGCCTGAGTCCGCGGGCCCTGCGGGACCGGGCCAGTTCGGCGGCCGAGAACAACAGCAGCCGGTCGCGTTCCGTGGGGGTCAGTCTCACGGCGCAGACACCTCCTTGCCTTCCTCGCTTTAGAGCATCACTCTAAAATGAGGATTCAGCAAGCCCAGGATTAGGAGAAGCAGCAGGGACGAGGCCGCGTTGAGTGGCACTCAAAAATCGGCCGCGGGATCCGGCGAGCGCCGGAGAAGACGAGCCCCACCGGGAGAACAGCGCGGAGTGGACGCCATCCGCGAGCAGAAGCGCGCCGTGCCGGCCCGCCGGGCGCGCCCTGCCGCCCGCACACGAACGGGCCGCACCGGACGGGGAGTCCGGGGCGGCCCGTGGGACCGGAGAGCGGCGGCCTCGCGCGCGCCGGGGTTCGCGCCGGGGTTACCGGGCGGCCGGGAGCGCCCTATGGCCTGGCGTCAAATTCCCGCCTGCCCCGCGACGCCCTTCGGGCAACGAGAGCAATCTGACGACAGGCCCTGGCCGTGCCCTAGCCGAGCTGGTGCATCCAGCCGTGCTTGTCGTCCGCGGTGCCGCGCTGGATGTCCAGCAGGGCCCGGCGGAGCCGGAGGGTGACCTCGCCCGGCTCGCCGCCGGAGTGCTGCCACTGCGTGCCGTCCAGCTTGACCGTGCCGACGGGGGTGATGACGGCGGCCGTGCCGCAGGCGAACACCTCGGTGAGCGTGCCGTTCTCGGCGTCGCGCCGCCACTGGTCCAGGGAGACGCGGCCCTCCTCGGCCTCGTAGCCGAGGTCGCGGGCGACGGTGAGCAGGCTGTCGCGGGTGACGCCCTCGAGGATCGAGCCGGTGAGCGTGGGGGTGACGATCTTGTCGCCGTACACGAAGTACAGGTTCATGCCGCCGAGTTCCTCGACCCACTTGTGCTCGACGGCGTCGAGGTAGCAGACCTGGTCGCAGCCCTTGGCGGCGGCCTCGGCCTGGGCGAGCAGCGACGCGGCGTAGTTGCCGCCGGTCTTCGCGTCGCCCATGCCGCCGGGGACGGCCCGCACGCGGTCCTCGGAGACCCAGATGGAGACCGGCTTGACGCCGCCCGGGAAGTAGGCGCCGGCCGGGGAGGCGATGACCAGGAACAGGTACTCGTTGGCCGGCTTCACACCGAGTCCGACCTCGGTGGCGATCATGAACGGGCGCAGGTACAGGGACTCCTCGCCACCGTGCGCCGGGACCCACGCCTTGTCCTGCCGGACCAGGGCGTCACAGGCCTCGACGAAGGTCTCGACCGGCAGCTCGGGCATCGCCAGCCGGCGGGCGGAGCGCTGGAAGCGCAGGGCGTTCTGGTCCGGGCGGAAGGTGGCGACCGACCCGTCGGGGCGGCGGTAGGCCTTGAGCCCCTCGAAGATCTCCTGCGCGTAGTGCAGCACGTTGGTGGCCGGGTCGAGGGAGATCGGCGCGTACGGGACGAGCTGTCCCTCGTGCCAGCCGCGGCCCTCGGTCCACTTGATCGTCACCATGTGGTCGGTGAAGTGGCGGCCGAAGCCGGGACTGGCGAGGATCGCCTCCCGTTCCGCGTCGGAGAGCGGGCTGGCGGAGGGCTTGAGCTCGATCGTGGGCGTCGTCATCAGTAGATGTCCTTCACTTCCTGGCGAACGTCTGGGCAGCTCCCCCCGCCTTCGGCCGGGGGTCCGGGGGTCGCCCCCCAGAGGATGCAGCACCGGTTGCATCGACGGGCCGCGCTCACGCCAGTACTGCCAGTGGCCAGTGCTAGGACGTCCGAGCATTCCCTCATTCCGCGGCTCCGCGTTCGATTATCGCCCGCGAGTGGCCGGGGACGAAACGGCGTGAATACGGCCCAGGGGTTGATGGTGACACCCTGCGCGGGCAGTGAAAAGCCGCCGGGTGCGGTTGGCGGCCCGGCGGCCTCGGGATATCTGCGTCGGATTCCGAGTGGCGCGGGGCCTCAGCCGGCTACGCGTACGGAGAGCGCGTCACCGATCTCGGCGGTGCTGCGGGCGGGCTTGCCCACGCGCTCCGCGAGGTCGGCCGCGACCGCGTCCTCGATCCGGGCGGCCTCGGCCGCGTGGCCGAGATGGCGCAGCAGCAGGGCGACGGACAGGACGGTGGCGGTGGGGTCGGCCTTGCCCTGGCCGGCGATGTCCGGGGCCGAGCCGTGCACGGGCTCGAACATGGACGGGAACGCGCCGCCGGGGTTGATGTTGCCGGAGGCGGCCACGCCGATTCCGCCGGAGACGGCCGCGGCGAGGTCGGTGATGATGTCACCGAAGAGGTTGTCCGTGACGATTACGTCGAACCGCTCCGGCTGCGTGACCAGGTAGATGGTCGCCGCGTCGACGTGGATGTACTCGGTGGTGACCTCGGGGTACTCCTCGGCCACGCGGTTGAAGACGTTCGTCCACAGGTGGCCCGCGAAGGTCAGCACGTTGTTCTTGTGGACCAGCGTGAGCTTCTTGCGGGGGCGGGCCTGGGCGCGGGCGAAGGCGTCGCGCACCACACGCTCGACGCCGAAGGCCGTGTTGACGGAGACCTCGGTGGCGACCTCGTGCTCGGTCCCCCGGCGGATGCTGCCGCCGTTGCCGGTGTACGGGCCCTCGGTGCCCTCGCGGACGACCACGAAGTCGATCTCCGGCTGGCCGGCGAGCGGGGTGGCGACGCCGGGGAGCAGCTTGCTGGGGCGCAGGTTGACGTGGTGGTCGAAGGCGAAGCGGAGCTTGAGCAGGAAGCCGCGCTCCAGGACCCCGGACGGCACGGACGGGTCACCGATCGCGCCGAGCAGGATGGCGTCGTGCTGCTTCAGCGCGTCGAGGTCGGCGTCGGTGAGGGTCTCACCGGTGGCGTGGTAGCGCCGGGCGCCGAAGTCGTAGTCCTTGGTCTCCAGCTTCACATCCTGCGGAAGGACGGCGGAGAGGACCTTCAGGCCTTCGGCCACGACCTCCTGGCCGATGCCGTCACCGGGGATCACTGCGAGATTGATGCTGCGAGACATACGCGTACCGTACTCCTCGTCCCATGGGATGACACAGCATGTCCGCGATACGGACAGGCGGTCGGGGGTCGGCGTCGTCCCGTCGTCTGCCGTTCACCCCTGCGTACGGCGGGTGTTGGGGTGTGCTGGGAAGTTCACCCGCATGGAGACCCCCGACGTCGGCGTTCCGCCGCGGCTCGCCGACCGGATGAGCATGGCGGAACAGTACGACTACCTGCGCACCAAGGTCGTCCGGCGCCGCACGCTGGTGACGGCGGGCGCCGTGGCGGGCGGGCTGCTGACCGGCTGCTCGGGACCCGGCACGGGCTCGGCGGGTCCGGCCGCGGCCACGTCGGCGGCGGGCCCCGGCTCGGCCGTCGTCCCGTTCGGCCGCCATCTGGCCTTCGGCGCCGACCCGAGGACGCAGATGCGGATCTCCTGGCAGGTGCCGGCCGCGGTGCGCCGGCCGTACGTCCGCGTCGGGGTCCGCCCCGACGACCTGGGCCACCGGACCGACGCCGAGACCCGCGACCTGCACACCCCGGAGCTGCCGGGGGTGCGCGCGGCCGTCGAGCAGTACTACCTGCACGCGGCGCTCGACGGACTGCTGCCCGGCACGACCTACTACTACGGCGTCGGCCACGAAGGCTTCGACCCGGCCTCGCCGCGCCACCGGTCCGCGATCGGCTCGTTCCGCACGGCGCCGGCGAGCCCGGACTCGTTCGTCTTCACCGCCTTCGGCGACCAGGGCGTGGGCGAGGCGGCGGCCCTCAACGACAAGCTGCTGCTGCGCCGGAAGCCCGCCTTCCACCTGCACGCCGGGGACATCTGCTACGCCAACCCCACCGGCCGGGGCAAGGATTCGGACTCCTACGACCCGACGCACTGGGACCTGTTCATGCGGCAGAGCGAGCCGGTGGCCGGCTCGGTGCCGTGGATGGTGACCACCGGGAACCACGACATGGAGGCCTGGTACTCCCCCGACGGCTACGGCGGCCAGCTCGCCCGCTTCTCACTGCCCGACAACGGCTTCGACCCGCGCCGGACACCGGGTGCGTACAGCTTCGTCTACGGCAACGTCGGCGTCGTCGCGCTGGACGCGAACGACGTGTCGTACGAGATCCCCGCCAACCTCGGCCACACGGACGGCCGGCAGACGCGATGGCTGGACCGGACGCTCGCCCGGCTGCGCGAGGAGGTGGACTTCGTGGTGGTCTTCTTCCACCACTGCGCCTACTCGACGTCCTCGCACGCCTCGGACGGCGGTGTGCGCGCCGCTTGGGTGCCGCTGTTCGCCAGGCACGAGGTGGACCTGGTGATCAACGGGCACAACCACGTCTACGAGCGGACCGACGCGATCAAGGACGGCCGGGTCGGCCGGCGGGTGCCGGTCGGCGCGTCGACGGATCCGACGCGGGACGGGATCGTGTACGTCACGGCGGGCGGTGGCGGCAAGGACCTGTACGGCTTTCCCGCGGGCGTCCGGGAGAGCTACGAGGGGCACGTGGCCGACGAGGAGTCCGTGGACACCTTCCGCTGGACCAGGTCACGGCTCGCGAAAGCGGAGACCGTGGAGTGGTCACGCGTGCGGTACCGGGGCTTCTCGTTCCTGTCGGTGGAGGCGGTGGCGGGCACCGCTCCACGACTGGAGGTGTCCGCCGTCGCGTCGAGCGGCGAGCGCATCGACCACTTCGAGGTGCGGCGCGGCCGGTAGCCGGCGAGCGGCCACGGGGTCCGCGCCGCACCCCGGCCGGTTGCGGCTCCCGGCTCGGTGTCCCGTGCGGCGGTTGGCTCAGTGTCCCGTCGAGCCGCCGTTGTCGCGGCGGTCGAGGGCGCGCTGGAGAGCGGCTGCGGCGTTCTTGCGGTCGGAGTCACTCGTACGGGAGACGTGGCGGACTCGGCGGCGGACGGTCGTCTCGGCCATGGGAAATCGACTCCTTCGAGAATCCTGGAGTGCGGCAGGGGGATACGAGACGCCGGATGGGGCGGGGAGCGGTGCCGCAGGGGTTGCCTGCACGGGGCCCGGCTCACGACCGCCATTCGCTGGATCGAGCGAGACGTTCGGCTCCTACAAAACTAAGCGAGGACGGAGCGTCTGTCTCCACAATTACTCGGACTTCCTACTATCTGAGACGGCGGCGCGGGTCACCCGGCCGTGAACCGGCCCTTTCCGCGGGCGCGGTCAGAGCACGTCGCCGTCCCGCCAGTCGAAGAGGAGTTCGTGCGCGGCGTCGAGCGGACCCGCGAGCGCCGGCCGGACATAGGTGCTCCCCTCCTCCTCGGGAAGGCGCACGACGCCCGCCGGGCCCAGCGCCCCGATGCGGCCTGCCCAGCACTGCCAGCCGCGCGCCTCGTAGAGCCGGGCCCCCTCGTCGCTGGCGGACAGGGCGCCGAGGTCGTAGGCGCGGTCGACGATCCCCTCCAGCTCGGCCATGACGCGGCCGCCGAGCCCCTTGCGGCGGGCGTCGGGCCGTACGCCGACGTTCTCCACGTATCCGACGCGCAGCCACCGGTCCCGGTGCCGGGCGCGCCGCATGATCACCGAGCCGTGCGCGGCGAGCCCGGCATCGTCGTCGACCAGGACGTGCAGGCCGCCGAGGCCGTGCTCCCAGTCCTCGTCGCCGAACTCGCCGTCGAAGGCCGCGTCCAGCAGGGCGCGGATCTCGTGCAGCCGGGCGGGGGCGAGGTCGGCGGTGTGGGCGATCACCGGCCCAGTATCGCCGGGGCGCGGCCGGCCGTACATGGAAACCGCCCCCGGTCCGGAGGGGGATCCGGATCGGGGGCGGAGTCAGGGGTACCGCTCGGGCGTCAGCCCATGTGCGGGTACGTGTAGTCGGTCGGCGCGACCAGCGTCTCCTTGATGGCGCGGGTCAGGGTCCAGCGCATCAGGTTCTGCGGGGCGCCGGCCTTGTCGTTGGTGCCGGAGGCACGGCCGCCGCCGAAGGGCTGCTGGCCGACGACGGCGCCGGTCGACTTGTCGTTGATGTAGAAGTTGCCCGCGGCGTAGCGCAGCTTCTCCATCGTGTACGCGGCGGCGGCACGGTCGCCGGAGATGACCGAGCCGGTCAGGGCGTAGTCGGACACCGACTCCATCTGGGCCAGCATCTCGTCGTACTTGTCGTCCTCGTAGACGTGCACGGCGAGGATCGGGCCGAAGTACTCGGTCGTGAAGACCTCGTTCTCCGGGTCGGCGCACTCGATGACGGTCGGGCGGACGAAGTAGCCGACCGAGTCGTCGTAGGAGCCGCCGGCGACGATCGTGCAGGACGGGTCGGACTTGGCGCGGTCGATCGCGGCCTTGTTCTTGGCGAAGGCGCGCTCGTCGATGACGGCGCCGATGAAGTTCGACAGGTCGGTGACGTCACCCATGGTGATGTAGTCGACCTCGGCGGCGAACTCCTCCTTGAAACCGTCGTTCCAGATGGACGCCGGGACGTAGGCACGGGAGGTCGCCGAGCACTTCTGGCCCTGGTACTCGAAGGCACCGCGGGTCAGGGCGGTCTTCAGCACCGCGCGGTCGGCGCTCGGGTGCGCGACGACGAAGTCCTTGCCGCCGGTCTCGCCGACCAGGCGGGGGTAGGAGCGGTACTTCTCGATGTTGTTGCCGACCGTCTTCCACAGGTACTGGAAGGTCTTGGTCGAACCGGTGAAGTGGATGCCCGCGAGGTCGCGGTGCTCCAGGGCGACCTCGGACACCTCGATGCCGTCGCCGGTGACGAGGTTGATGACGCCCTTGGGCAGACCCGCCTCCTCCAGCAGCCGCATCAGCAGCACGGCGGCGTGGGTCTGGGTCGGGGACGGCTTCCAGACGACGACGTTGCCCATGAGCGCGGGCGCGGTCGGCAGGTTGCCGGCGATCGCCGTGAAGTTGAACGGCGTGATCGCGTAGACGAAGCCCTCCAGCGGGCGGTGGTCGAGGCGGTTCCACACACCCGGGGAGTTGGCCGGGGGCTGCTCGGCCAGGATCTGGCGGGCGTAGGCCACGTTGAAGCGCCAGAAGTCGACGAGCTCGCAGGGGGTGTCGATCTCGGCCTGCTGGGCGGTCTTGGACTGGCCGAGCATGGTGGAGGCGGCCAGGGTCTCGCGCCACGGGCCGGCCAGCAGCTCGGCGGCGCGCAGGATGATCGCCGCGCGGTCGTCGAAGGACATCGCGCGCCAGGCCGGCGCGGCGGCCAGGGCCGCGTCGATGGCGTCCTGCGCGTCCTGCTGGGTGGCGTTGCGGTAGGTGCCGAGGACGGCCTTGTGGTTGTGCGGCTGGACGACCTGGAAGGCCTCGCCGCCGCCCATCCGCTGCTCGCCGCCGATGGTCATCGGCAGGTCGATCGGGTTCTCGGCCAGCTCCTTGAGCTTGACCTCCAGCCGGGCGCGCTCGGGCGAGCCGGGGGCGTAGCCGTGCACCGGCTCGTTGACGGGGGTGGGGACCTGGGTCACAGCGTCCATGAGTTCCGTAACTCCTTACTGAGCGGTGGGTGGGTCAGCCCTTGGTGATCATGCTGCGGGCGAAGAAGCGCAGGTTCGCGGGCTTCTCCGCGAGGCGGCGCATGAAGTAGCCGTACCAGTCCGTGCCGTAGGCCGTGTAGACGCGCATCCGGTGTCCCTCGGCGGCCAGTCGCAGGTGCTCCTCGCTGCGGATGCCGTACAGCATCTGGAACTCGTACTCGTCCAGCTTGCGCCCGGCGTGGCGGGCCATCTCCTGGGCGATGGAGATCAGGCGCGGGTCGTGGGACCCGACCATCGGGTACCCCTCGCCCTCCATCAGAGTCCGCAGGATGCGCACGTAGGCCTTGTCGATCTCGTGCTTCTGCTGGTAGGCGACCTCGGCGGGCTCCTTGTAGGCGCCCTTGACGAGGCGTACCCGGCTGCCGTTCGCGGCGAGGCGGCGGGCGTCGGCCTCGGTGCGGAAGAGGTAGGCCTGGATGACGCAGCCGGTCTGCGGGAAGTCCCGGCGCAGCTCGTCGTGGATCGCGAACATCGAGTCGAGGGTGGTGTGGTCCTCGGCGTCCAGGGTGACCGTGGTGCCGATCTCGGCGGCGGCCTCGACGACCGGGCGGACGTTGGCGAGGGCCAGCTCGTGGCCGCCCTCCAGCGCCTGTCCGAACATCGACAGCTTCACGGACATCTCGACCTTCTCGCCGAGCTCCAGCGCCTTGAGCCGGTCGATCAGCTCGAGATAGGCGTCCCGGGCGGCGGCGGCCTGCTCACGGGTGGTGATGTCCTCGCCGACGACGTCCATCGTCAGTTCGAGGCCGCGGGCGGTGAGGTCCCGGACGATCGGCAGGACGTTGTCGACGGTCTCGCCGGGGATGAAGCGGTCGACGACCTGTTTCGTCACCGGGGCCGCCGAGATCAGACGTCGCATCCGGTCGCTGCGCGACGCGGCGAGAATCACGGGACCCAGCACGGGGCACCTCCTGAGCACAACCAACACAAGGCCGACACCCGACGATTCGGGCACGGCACGGAGAACCACCGTGAAACCTAGGGATCCCTTCGA
Coding sequences:
- a CDS encoding urease subunit alpha; this translates as MNPYEYAATHGPRAGDRIRLGDSGLVIRVESDAQSYGDEFLAGFGKTARDGLHLKAAAVRETCDVVISNVVVIDAAQGIRKVSIGIREGRIHAIGRAGNPDTLDGVDVVVGTGTSIVSGEGLIATAGAVDTHVHLLSPRIMEASLASGVTTVIGQEFGPVWGVGVNSPWALRHAFNAFDAWPVNIGFLGRGSSSHGAPLVEALAEGGASGFKVHEDMGAHTRALDTALRVAEEHDVQVALHSDGLNECLSVEDTLRVLEGRTIHAFHIEGCGGGHVPNVLKMAGVPHVIGSSTNPTLPFGRDAVAEHYGMIVSVHDLKTDLPGDAAMARDRIRAGTMGAEDVLHDLGAIGITSSDAQGMGRAGETVRRTFAMAGKMKAEFGAPADHDNERVLRYIAKLTVNPAIAHGLSHEVGSIETGKLADIVLWRPEYFGAKPQLVLKAGFPAYGVVGDPNAATDTCEPLVLGPQFGAHGATPADLSVAFVARAALDQGNDRMPTRRRRVAVRGTRGIGPADLRLNSRTGAVDVDPRTGLVTLDGEPLRSAPAESVSLNRLYFL
- a CDS encoding TolB family protein produces the protein MSAAPAPRTERVTLTATGEQGDGESYGPEFSSDGRSAVFTSYASNLVPGDTNGYADVFVRDLRDGTVERVSVGSDGTQADMPSSAQAISADGRYVVFRSNARNLVHWDEPPANDAADDIYLHDRRTGDTERISVGFDGGSAFAAGATMSADGRYIAFNAKADRMESGARDLFGVVYVHDRRTGSTERVSNRDRPDNPALLQDLSADGRYVAYTQLVPRSGNGVTWVHDRRTGTEERVTVTPDGTPTPYYAMPASLSADGRTIAFHYTADDLVPGDAPADASDLYVRDLRTDVTRRVDPGPDGESRPGQPLLSRDGRYLVYTADPRLADGRTGPANVYLRDLLTGGTTLVSASVTGGPVTDTSVSASSVSADARRIGLASASAQLVPDDTNGLYDGFVRRVR
- a CDS encoding agmatine deiminase family protein, coding for MTAPAADGFRMPAEWSPHERTWMAWPGPNPTFDDPGELAAARTAWASVARAVRRFEPVTMVCGPGQSAQARSLLGDGIETVERELDDAWMRDIGPTFLTNGRELAAVDWTFNGWGAQPWARWEHDARIAAQVAGLAGARTYTSELVNEGGGIHVDGEGTVLLTETVQLGPERNPHWSRAEVEAEIHARLGTRRAIWLPRGLTGDYPPSPAERRAGAADRFGTLGHVDIVAAFARPGVVVAHHQPDPAHPDHEVTKEVIGLLRSQTDARGRRLEVVEVPAPTVLEADGHWADYSYINHYVCNGGVVLCGFDDPRDEIAAGIFRRLFPKRTVTLVDARTIFAGGGGIHCVTQQQPKTAVG
- a CDS encoding TetR/AcrR family transcriptional regulator, producing the protein MSTPRRTPAPPREQVLAAAMEMIAERGLEKLTMAALGREVGMSSGHLLYYFRTKDELLLRTLEWSEGRLGAERGRLLSRSGTARERLDAYVGLYVPDGHRDPHWTLWLEVWNRSQNADDDARARQSAIEGAWHRDLVALLAEGVSRGEFRAVDPDRFAARLRALLDGLSIHVAIGLRGTDRAQVLGHVREFLQDSLLADT
- a CDS encoding branched-chain amino acid aminotransferase, encoding MTTPTIELKPSASPLSDAEREAILASPGFGRHFTDHMVTIKWTEGRGWHEGQLVPYAPISLDPATNVLHYAQEIFEGLKAYRRPDGSVATFRPDQNALRFQRSARRLAMPELPVETFVEACDALVRQDKAWVPAHGGEESLYLRPFMIATEVGLGVKPANEYLFLVIASPAGAYFPGGVKPVSIWVSEDRVRAVPGGMGDAKTGGNYAASLLAQAEAAAKGCDQVCYLDAVEHKWVEELGGMNLYFVYGDKIVTPTLTGSILEGVTRDSLLTVARDLGYEAEEGRVSLDQWRRDAENGTLTEVFACGTAAVITPVGTVKLDGTQWQHSGGEPGEVTLRLRRALLDIQRGTADDKHGWMHQLG
- the ureA gene encoding urease subunit gamma, coding for MRLTPTERDRLLLFSAAELARSRRARGLRLNVPEATALIADTVCEAARDGARLAEAIDRARSVLGPDDVLPGVADIVTEVHVEAVFDDGSRLAVVADPIGGPGLGARGPGALLPGPAHAEPEPEIRLTVTNTATVPVSVTSHFHFFEANPRLDFDRPAAYGMRLAVPAGSSVRFGPGESVEVGLLPIGGDRIAIGFAGLVDGALDAPGAREEALRRAAACGYLGVER